In Scheffersomyces stipitis CBS 6054 chromosome 8, complete sequence, one DNA window encodes the following:
- the ALR1 gene encoding aluminum resistance putative divalent cation transporter (go_function metal ion transporter activity~go_component membrane~go_process metal ion transport) — protein MSDIESYRSESEEARKILSDATRSDDVLNDHRNQLPSLPVRNPASAAITDSSAVSDSDSEEELPAQETEKSSPTAGSSRRPSGRTSQDQRRKTSRRATEVPATIVTDTSSPEGKPTNRSYMNTLRRDFYLKDEDEDDSHDAPVPILRSNTRRNRSRSQRTNSAMLIQESSRKNSFNESNNLESDLVSPMTRIKTADSNVSDNHGVRRERRASRSSIDSEADSHASRTSQETEEDVCFPMLREHIRIKGIDFDEIEEFIRDEREQEEMMRQEKFIIAQKTASRVTSRDARSTGSISNVSRSSTAALKYTPKNILKKTNTALSKFKSRKLPSDSSSGNDEYELKNHSIRNDIYLPDDSSSDKVKFGGTRISDGDSSLPDRFSFFSSESEETIHAPDIPSLVEPGQTVRELFRNGEGTWWLDCVCPTDAEMKLLAKAFGIHPLTAEDIRMQETREKVELFRSYYFVCFHTFEPDKESEDYLEPINVYIVVFTDGILTFHFSPISHPASVRRRVRQLRDYVDVSADWLCYAMIDDITDGFAPVITGIEYEADAIEDSVFVARDLDFSNMLQRIGESRRKVMTLMRLLSGKADVIKMFAKRCQDEAAVQHVSVMPIVSGTGTPTGSTPSPYPVGFGQGGTGGVSFGPGPGAPASTINPTNQWQFNSMGGRAQPRADIALYLGDIQDHVVTMFQNLLAYEKIFSRSHSNYLAQLQVESFNSNNKVTEMLSKVTLLGTMLVPLNLVTGLFGMNVHVPGEAQEGDSYRWFFGIIGVMIAIIICSLIFAKWWLGRIDNTPPPPGMSSRRSIKSLGLRTRTKEAAKSILSFPNKYD, from the exons ATGTCTGACATTGAAAGCTACCGCTCGGAgtcagaagaagcaagaaaAATCCTTTCGGATGCTACCAGATCCGACGATGTCTTGAACGACCATAGAAATCAATTACCCTCTTTGCCAGTTCGTAACCCGGCTTCTGCTGCAATCACCGACTCGTCCGCTGTCTCCGATTCTGACagcgaagaagaactcCCTGCTCAGGAAACGGAAAAGTCTCTGCCTACTGCTGGATCTTCCAGAAGACCATCCGGGAGAACATCTCAAgaccaaagaagaaaaactAGTAGAAGAGCAACAGAAGTTCCTGCCACTATAGTGACCgacacttcttctccagaaggCAAGCCTACCAATCGTTCTTACATGAACACTTTACGTAGGGACTTCTACTTGAaggatgaagacgaagacgactCTCACGATGCACCTGTTCCTATCTTGAGAAGCAACACCAGGAGAAACAGATCAAGGTCACA AAGGACGAATCTGGCAATGCTAATCCAGGAATCTT CCAGAAAGAACTCTTTCAACGAGTCCAACAATCTCGAGTCTGACTTGGTTTCTCCCATGACGAGAATCAAGACTGCGGATAGTAATGTTTCCGATAACCACGGAgtcagaagagaaagaagagcaTCCAGATCGTCAATAGATAGCGAAGCCGATTCTCATGCCTCTAGAACTTCTCaggaaacagaagaagatgtctGTTTTCCCATGTTGAGAGAACATATTCGTATTAAAGGAATCGATTTCGAcgaaatcgaagaatttATCAGAGATGAGAGAGAACAGGAAGAGATGATGAGACAAGAGAAGTTCATTATTGCCCAAAAGACAGCCTCTAGAGTCACTTCTAGAGATGCAAGATCTACTGGTTCCATCTCCAACGTTTCAAGAAGCAGCACTGCTGCGTTGAAGTATACACCCAAGAACATCTTGAAAAAAACAAACACCGCTttgtccaagttcaagtccCGC aaattaCCTTCTGACTCGTCCAGTGGAAACGATGAGTacgaattgaaaaatcacAGCATCAGAAATGATATTTATCTTCCTGATGATTCCTCTTCTGACAAGGTCAAATTTGGAGGCACCAGAATCAGCGATGGCGACTCTTCCTTGCCAGACAgattctctttcttcagctCAGAGTCCGAAGAAACAATCCACGCGCCAGATATTCCTTCCTTGGTTGAACCTGGTCAAACTGTTCGAGAGCTCTTCAGAAACGGCGAGGGCACGTGGTGGTTAGACTGTGTTTGTCCTACTGATGCtgagatgaagttgttggcaaAGGCTTTTGGAATCCATCCTTTGACTGCAGAAGATATCCGGATGCAAGAAACGCGTGAAAAAGTTGAGTTGTTCAGAAGCTATTACTTTGTCTGTTTCCATACTTTTGAGCCAGACAAGGAGTCTGAGGATTACTTGGAGCCCATCAATGTGTATATTGTGGTATTTACCGACGGTATTTTGACGTTCCACTTTTCTCCTATTTCGCACCCTGCCAGTgtgagaagaagagttcgTCAGTTGCGAGACTATGTAGATGTCAGTGCTGACTGGTTGTGTTACGCCATGATCGATGACATTACCGATGGTTTTGCACCTGTGATCACTGGAATCGAGTATGAGGCAGATGCCATAGAAGACTCTGTGTTTGTGGCTCGTGACTTAGACTTCAGTAACATGTTGCAAAGGATTGGGgaatccagaagaaaggtGATGACGTTAATGCGGTTGTTGTCTGGTAAAGCTGATGTCATCAAGATGTTTGCTAAAAGATGTCAGGATGAGGCAGCTGTTCAACACGTCAGTGTTATGCCTATCGTAAGCGGTACTGGAACTCCTACAGGCTCCACCCCCTCACCTTATCCGGTTGGCTTTGGGCAAGGTGGAACTGGTGGAGTCAGTTTCGGACCCGGTCCAGGAGCGCCAGCCAGCACCATCAATCCCACCAACCAGTGGCAGTTCAACAGCATGGGAGGTAGAGCTCAACCCAGAGCAGACATAGCATTATACTTGGGTGATATTCAGGATCACGTCGTCACCATGTTCCAAAATTTATTAGCATACGAAAAGATTTTTTCTCGAAGCCACTCCAACTACTTGGCCCAGTTGCAGGTAGAATCGTTCAACTCCAATAATAAGGTCACAGAGATGTTGTCCAAGGTCACCTTGCTTGGTACGATGTTGGTGCCATTGAACTTGGTTACAGGTTTGTTTGGTATGAACGTTCACGTGCCCGGCGAGGCTCAGGAGGGAGATTCATACCGTTGGTTTTTCGGCATCATTGGTGTCATGATCGCTATCATTATCTGTTCGTTGATCTTCGCCAAATGGTGGTTAGGAAGAATCGACAACACACCACCCCCTCCTGGAATGAGTTCCAGAAGATCTATCAAAAGCTTGGGCTTGAGAAcaagaaccaaagaagcCGCCAAATCGATTCTCAGCTTCCCCAATAAATATGACTAG
- a CDS encoding predicted protein, which produces MSSRQAPWSQTCQNLLFGVRNYKPVRSRPLFYALNHPFCTNSQLLDTSYSNRLKIRSKQIIRRLSGQVRRIQPKNGTINVRESTRYVHHSASASSILIPQLPYSLHLPFQLSPEQKKRQGDLYISPEVRELIKQNNLERLCEHLKEEHQVANPHVLNYILQETLDKGPSPPALLLSECEIEVPMYKAVTRLDLESQYHKYIYDKIPYLYELFQKYANKFGSDKTFQESYIWLCYHMNDLPDLENTLQAYLSSSSYNSKTLAYAMSGFIMNYEVEFVRSLFQNIVSMGKPLHNILLETVVYQMSRVDALFENFALILQAWLFSAKSLDPPSVKALSLLLAEYHKFGTENEMNYILDLIEGLGVDGHYAIQLTNLQYEIINREPFHFKKVMSKDDLVVIQDIRESISDERELYDFYYHCLRFCSNYSHVSMIQYFIMHLKDSNLNLLPQYFEVILNYYMKNNKFIQLVAFLQSSSQIFPFKEVYLQTIFNAFIQSYPYHTPEFAYEFKSWIKHHQQLSKSSKSKLLGSLRAVKIHSQLTPYHIERNIIISNPLKYDSSSWKSIQWGQDKRGKALRFTDQVSYRVSKGFYDVLRKGVRPDFALVKETFRRSNSSNQKILVDLLKRSRMYFQHEGMLELLALQVAENTKSSLLRFYNEKREILTTNDKIAFSRMLINKNLFEEAEELLQTIDISQVDDRTQMVLLNLKLRNYITYSQFDKMGETIESFPVDEIVLSPYIYKQCCFVEKKLVSKLEYTQSKNKDQTDIKAESSEDCSSSLPDEISDLIQSYELTLDKLRGLIGDIQLRLDKDELDIAATIKQTLVFLDEWITQSEKGI; this is translated from the coding sequence ATGTCACTGCGACAAGCGCCTTGGAGCCAAACCTGCCAGAATCTCCTTTTCGGCGTACGAAACTACAAACCGGTCCGATCTCGGCCCTTGTTCTATGCCTTGAATCATCCATTCTGTACCAATAGCCAGTTACTCGATACTTCGTACAGCAATCGGTTGAAAATACGATCTAAGCAGATTATACGAAGACTTCTGGGCCAAGTGAGAAGAATCCAGCCAAAGAATGGCACAATAAATGTGCGGGAATCTACTCGCTATGTCCATCATTCAGCATCAGCATCAAGCATTCTAATCCCGCAATTGCCATATTCACTTCACCTTCCATTCCAATTGTCACCAGAACAGAAAAAGAGACAAGGTGACTTGTATATTTCACCTGAGGTCAGAGAACTTATAAAGCAAAACAATCTAGAACGACTATGCGAAcacttgaaggaagaacacCAAGTCGCAAATCCTCATGTCCTCAACTATATTCTCCAGGAGACTCTCGATAAGGGTCCGTCTCCCCCTGCATTGCTTCTTTCCGAATGTGAGATTGAAGTCCCCATGTACAAAGCAGTGACCCGACTAGACTTGGAGTCACAATACCACAAATATATCTATGATAAAATACCCTATTTATATGAACTATTCCAAAAGTATGCTAACAAGTTTGGCTCCGACAAAACGTTTCAGGAAAGCTACATCTGGTTGTGCTATCACATGAACGACTTGCCTGACTTAGAAAACACTTTGCAGGCATATTTGTCGAGCAGTCTGTACAACTCCAAAACTTTAGCCTATGCCATGAGTGGCTTCATTATGAACTACGAAGTCGAGTTTGTGAGATCGCTTTTCCAAAATATAGTTTCAATGGGAAAACCTTTGCACAACATCCTTTTAGAGACAGTAGTATATCAGATGTCTAGAGTAGACGCTTTGTTCGAAAACTTTGCATTGATTCTACAGGCATGGCTCTTTTCAGCTAAGTCTTTGGACCCTCCCTCTGTTAAAGCTCTTTCCTTGTTGTTAGCAGAATATCACAAGTTCGGAACAGAAAACGAAATGAACTACATCTTGGACTTAATCGAAGGATTGGGTGTGGATGGTCATTATGCCATACAATTGACCAACTTGCAGTACGAAATAATCAACCGAGAACCATTTcacttcaagaaagtaaTGCTGAAAGACGATCTTGTTGTAATACAAGACATTAGGGAGTCTATAAGTGACGAAAGAGAGTTATATGACTTCTACTATCATTGTCTTAGATTCTGCTCCAACTACTCACACGTAAGTATGATTCAGTACTTCATAATGCACTTGAAGGATCTGAATTTGAACCTATTACCACAGTACTTTGAAGTTATCTTGAATTATTACATGAAAAATAACAAATTCATTCAATTGGTAGCATTCTTGCAATCTTCTTCGCAGATCTTCCCCTTTAAGGAAGTCTACTTGCAAACCATTTTTAATGCATTTATCCAATCATATCCTTATCACACGCCTGAATTTGCTTATGAATTCAAATCGTGGATTAAACATCATCAGCAGCTATCCAAGAGTTCCAAGTCGAAATTGCTTGGTAGTCTAAGAGCTGTTAAAATCCATTCTCAATTGACTCCATACCACATCGAGAGAAACATCATTATCCTGAATCCGTTGAAGTATGATTCAAGCAGTTGGAAAAGTATTCAATGGGGCCAAGATAAGAGGGGAAAGGCATTGAGGTTTACAGATCAAGTGCTGTATCGAGTTAGTAAAGGATTTTATGACGTTCTTCGTAAAGGCGTCAGACCCGACTTTGCCTTGGTTAAGGAAACATTCAGAAGACTGAACTCCAGTAACCAAAAGATTCTTGTAGACCTCTTGAAGAGAAGTAGGATGTATTTTCAGCATGAAGGAATGTTGGAGTTGCTTGCATTGCAAGTTGCGGAGAACACGAAGAGTTCCTTATTACGGTTTTACAACGAGAAAAGGGAAATTCTCACAACAAACGACAAGATTGCCTTCTCGCGAATGTtaatcaacaagaacttgtttgAGGAAGCTGAAGAACTCCTACAAACAATAGATATACTGCAAGTTGATGACAGGACACAGATGGTTcttttgaacttgaagttaaGGAACTACATCACCTATAGTCAGTTTGATAAAATGGGTGAAACAATCGAAAGTTTCCCGGTGGACGAAATCGTATTGAGTCCGTATATCTACAAGCAATGCTGCTTCgtagagaagaagttggtcaGCAAGTTAGAATATACCCAGAGCAAGAATAAGGACCAGACAGATATAAAAGCTGAAAGCAGCGAAGATTGCCTGAGTTCTTTGCCAGACGAGATCTCAGACTTGATCCAGTCGTACGAATTGACGTTGGATAAGTTGAGAGGCTTAATAGGAGATATACAGCTCCGGTTGGATAAGGACGAACTCGATATTGCTGCTACGATAAAGCAGACATTGGTATTCTTGGACGAATGGATCACCCAGAGTGAGAAAGGGATTTAG
- the PSH1 gene encoding associated with histones/Spt16/Pob3, which translates to MGEIEEGQKVWSGMDHELTSNLLSKITANIECTICNETMHVPFTVECGHSFCYDCLHTWFENKINCPTCRHNIENKPSLNLQLKEISKAITDIIIDTCVVESEKTKLVEHRDGCWKAYNFDVKHKRIFGDLFKTALTLIDNSDGVPRCGNCHWEAHGSVCLHCGTRFRVPQEDEYYDSPEGDAYNEDADEHYLHGSHDEYDSADSFVDTRSVSEINRDVRLDDDDDILSSDNEVQSTTYDDWNGFHGDNAASPIILSGYYDSDDIRDALDEFHDAQLEQVGDDDDIRSHRHRVIHISDEED; encoded by the exons ATGGGGGAGATCGAAGAGGGACAGAAGGTGTGGAGTGGTATG GACCACGAACTTACAAGCAATCTTCTCCTGAAGATCACTGCAAACATAGAATGCACCATCTGCAACGAGACAATGCACGTGCCGTTCACTGTAGAATGTGGCCATTCGTTCTGCTACGACTGTTTGCACACCTGGTTTgagaacaagatcaactgTCCCACCTGTAGACACAACATTGAAAACAAGCCGCTGTTGAACTTGCAACTTAAGGAGATATCAAAGGCGATAACGGATATCATAATTGACACTTGCGTAGTTGAAAGCGAAAAGACCAAGTTGGTAGAGCATCGCGATGGCTGCTGGAAAGCATACAACTTTGATGTGAAACATAAACGAATCTTTGgtgatttgttcaaaacAGCACTCACACTTATAGACAACTCCGACGGCGTTCCTCGGTGTGGCAACTGCCACTGGGAAGCTCATGGTAGTGTGTGCTTGCACTGTGGAACTCGGTTTAGAGTGCCTCAGGAAGACGAGTATTATGACTCTCCAGAGGGGGATGCCTATAACGAAGATGCTGATGAGCACTACTTGCATGGCTCACACGACGAATACGATAGCGCGGACAGCTTTGTTGATACCCGTAGTGTAAGCGAGATCAACCGCGACGTGCGGCTagatgacgacgacgacatCCTCTCATCAGACAATGAAGTCCAGAGTACGACATACGATGATTGGAACGGATTCCATGGCGACAATGCAGCAAGTCCAATAATATTGAGTGGA TACTACGATTCAGACGATATACGAGATGCCTTGGACGAGTTTCACGACGCTCAATTGGAGCAAGTAGGCGACGACGACGATATCAGATCCCACAGACATCGAGTGATTCACATAAGTGACGAAGAGGACTAA
- the COX7 gene encoding Cytochrome c oxidase polypeptide VII, with protein sequence MDPQRIIKLQQHYQNTKKPLWLRGPQAKFAVYPFYALFTVTTIFPLYYAGRAICGLKDE encoded by the coding sequence ATGGATCCACAAAGAATCATCAAGTTGCAACAGCACTACCAAAACACCAAGAAGCCTTTGTGGTTGAGAGGACCTCAAGCCAAGTTTGCTGTCTACCCATTCTACGCTCTCTTCACCGTCACCACTATCTTCCCATTGTACTACGCTGGTAGAGCTATCTGTGGTCTCAAAGACGAATAA
- a CDS encoding predicted protein produces MSVYGKNWSSFRKRTRLSADAPVFSSDEENEEFTDITEPTSVSDKLMSVIQDSHVVTKIGEQELLPSAEINSNWKTYKSVQHHKRSLSDFNLSDSLTTSPQKLVTVVNALSNSPSPVKSRAKRRLEDELKDLAKTPPRNKSKNNNREQVTPAKSTNSTAKRTPTFTPKEARDWDSLFESIDDESVGRNTFLTSQNDSDNHGEETDNDDGEINVDLSVFSSYVENSNTSPSRNSSERISKGTAKSKLRTYGDERSFLLEGNEEENSKVSIGDEIPVVEDVLSINDLRSISKENQRKEALDYILEGLQFTDCKNLATGNAVLVSLLVDLAIESIKNGSNALERNGEIIATRLLAIYENIINSKGNGKDVLCWLVSVNFLFLAASATRTEQVAISQTFRHCLLSILKSLGVTYSSNGLPILVKKSLLQLSDILQIETPLQVQLIEVMSNVPDFHRADIFEHVIQLFATETRLTNKMKLLSYIQSYVERSPELDSLYDLEICILESMNKIDFVQLDDLDVQVLKLVVVLSTSYDNNERVAELLFDPKYVSPMIRYINSSYSCLNDEYRLNIALFLLGFLINFVESDRFELQKFDDVRDNIAIFEAIDASAKDEASGHLIGYNSIVLTYLSLKYSEDLDIDIQHLKHKLDHFKEKIANTRIKTKIDSLLTELAK; encoded by the coding sequence ATGTCTGTTTACGGCAAGAACTGGAGTTCGTTTCGAAAGAGAACACGTCTTCTGGCGGATGCACCAGTTTTTTCCAGcgacgaagaaaatgaagaattcactGATATAACCGAGCCCACTTCAGTTTCAGACAAACTAATGTCAGTGATTCAAGATTCTCACGTAGTTACCAAGATAGGAGAGCAAGAATTGCTTCCCTCGGCTGAGATTAATTCGAATTGGAAAACATACAAATCTGTGCAGCATCACAAACGCAGCCTTTCAGATTTCAATCTTTCAGATTCTCTCACTACTTCTCCACAGAAGCTAGTAACTGTAGTCAACGCGCTCAGCAACTCACCAAGCCCAGTGAAAAGTCGGGCTAaacgaagacttgaagacgAATTAAAGGATTTGGCAAAAACTCCACCGAGAAACAAATCCAAGAACAATAATAGAGAGCAAGTCACTCCTGCTAAGAGTACGAATTCAACTGCAAAGAGAACTCCTACATTCACACCCAAAGAAGCACGCGACTGGGATTCCTTGTTCGAAAGCATAGATGACGAACTGGTTGGTCGAAATACCTTTCTAACGTCTCAAAATGATAGTGACAACCATGGTGAAGAAACGGACAACGACGATGGAGAAATAAACGTAGATTTGTCAGTATTTTCTTCCTATGTAGAAAACTCAAATACTTCCCCAAGTCGAAATTCTAGCGAAAGGATACTGAAAGGAACCGCAAAATCGAAGCTTAGAACATATGGGGATGAGCGAAGCTTTCTTCTagaaggaaatgaagaagaaaactcGAAAGTATCTATTGGCGATGAAATACCAGTTGTGGAAGATGTGTTAAGCATCAATGATCTCAGAAGTATCAGCAAAGAAAACCAACGAAAGGAAGCTCTAGACTATATTTTGGAAGGATTGCAATTTACTGATTGCAAGAACTTGGCCACTGGAAATGCTGTATTGGTATCATTGCTAGTAGACTTAGCCATCGAGTCGATCAAGAATGGTTCAAATGCACTTGAAAGAAACGGTGAAATCATCGCAACTAGGTTGCTAGCCATTTATGAAAATATTATTAATTCTAAGGGCAATGGAAAAGATGTTTTGTGTTGGCTAGTTAGTGTgaactttctctttttaGCAGCATCAGCAACTCGGACTGAACAAGTTGCTATCAGTCAGACTTTCAGACATTGCCTATTATCAATTCTCAAACTGCTTGGGGTCACTTACAGTTCCAATGGTTTGCCTATTTTGGTAAAGAAATctcttttgcaattgctggACATATTGCAAATTGAAACTCCTCTCCAAGTGCAATTGATAGAAGTGATGAGCAATGTTCCTGATTTCCACAGAGCAGACATATTTGAACATGTCATTCAATTGTTTGCAACCGAGACTAGATTGACCAACAAGATGAAGCTATTAAGCTATATCCAATCGTATGTTGAAAGATCGCCTGAATTGGATAGTCTTTACGATCTCGAAATTTGTATATTAGAATCTATGAACAAGATAGATTTTGTACAACTTGACGATCTAGATGTTCAAGTGTTAAAGTTGGTCGTTGTGCTATCTACATCTTATGACAATAATGAGCGAGTTGCCGAATTGCTATTTGATCCCAAATATGTTTCGCCCATGATAAGGTATATCAATAGCAGCTACAGTTGCTTAAACGACGAATATCGGCTCAACATAGCATTGTTTCTCTTGGGATTCTTGATAAACTTTGTTGAGTCTGACCGGTTcgaattgcaaaagtttGATGATGTTAGAGATAACATAGCTATAtttgaagcaattgatgCTAGTGCAAAGGACGAGGCTTCCGGTCACCTAATAGGCTACAACAGTATAGTTTTGACATACTTACTGTTGAAGTATAGTGAAGATCTCGACATAGATATTCAACATCTAAAACACAAGTTGGACCATTTCAAGGAGAAGATAGCTAATACCAGAATCAAGACCAAGATTGATAGTTTGCTTACAGAATTGGCTAAATAA
- the CYP52 gene encoding Cytochrome P450 52A3 (CYPLIIA3) (Alkane-inducible P450-ALK1-A) (P450-CM1) (CYP52A3-A) (Cytochrome P-450ALK) (go_process electron transport), producing MFMTTDPENFKAMLATQFNDFSIGRRYQILSPVIGDSIFTLDGEGWKHSRAMLRPQFVREQVGHVQALEPHLQLLAKHIRSYKGETVDLQQLFTKFTLDTATEFLFGQSVHTLYDERIGMKTPDDVPYAKDFTDGLFITQKYTSERGYAQQFYWLIDGKEFRTAIANVHKFARFYVDRALNFSQAELEKKSQESYTFLYELVQQTRDPKVLQDQLLAIMLAGRDTTSSLLSFIFYELSRNPGIWEKLKKEVYENFGSGTEKDIAKITFESLKKCNYVKWVINETLRMYPTVPVNLRVSNKDTSLPKGGGEDGKSPIFIPRGTTVGFRVYSTQRNKEYYGEDPDVFRPERWADIGKLGWAYLPFLGGPRTCIGQQFALTEAGYILVRIAQLFPNLKSKNSVHYPPKKTLNVIFNLFEGCLVEMGE from the coding sequence ATGTTCATGACAACCGATCCCGAGAACTTCAAGGCTATGTTGGCTACCCAATTTAATGATTTTTCTATTGGCCGTAGATACCAGATCTTGAGTCCAGTGATTGGTGACAGTATCTTCACTTTGGATGGTGAAGGTTGGAAGCACTCCAGGGCCATGTTAAGACCCCAGTTTGTCAGGGAGCAAGTTGGACATGTCCAGGCTTTGGAACCTCACTTACAGTTACTTGCTAAACATATTCGCTCCTACAAAGGAGAAACAGTTGATTTGCAGCAGTTGTTCACTAAGTTCACTCTTGATACAGCTACAGAATTCCTTTTCGGTCAAAGTGTTCATACCTTGTATGACGAAAGAATTGGCATGAAGACTCCTGATGATGTTCCATATGCGAAAGACTTCACCGATGGTTTGTTTATTACCCAAAAGTACACCTCGGAAAGAGGCTATGCTCAACAGTTCTACTGGTTAATTGATGGCAAGGAATTCAGAACTGCGATTGCCAACGTTCATAAGTTCGCCCGTTTTTACGTCGATAGGGCTCTCAACTTCTCGCAAGCTGAGcttgaaaagaaatcaCAGGAAAGTTATACCTTCTTATACGAGTTGGTGCAACAAACCAGAGACCCTAAAGTTCTCCAGGATCAATTGCTTGCCATCATGTTAGCTGGCAGAGACACCACATCTTCACTACTTTCATTCATCTTCTACGAACTTTCCCGCAACCCTGGGATTTgggaaaagttgaaaaaggAAGTATACGAAAACTTTGGCTCTGGAACAGAAAAAGATATTGCCAAGATCACGTTCgaatcgttgaagaagtgtAACTACGTGAAGTGGGTGATTAACGAAACGTTGAGAATGTACCCTACTGTGCCTGTTAATTTGAGGGTCTCTAATAAAGATACTCTGTTGCCTAAAGGAGGTGGTGAAGACGGAAAGTCGCCAATTTTTATTCCACGGGGCACTACAGTTGGGTTCAGAGTTTACTCCACGCAGAGAAATAAAGAATACTACGGTGAAGATCCTGACGTTTTCAGACCGGAAAGATGGGCCGACATCGGCAAGTTGGGATGGGCATACCTTCCGTTCTTAGGAGGACCCAGAACATGTATCGGACAACAGTTTGCCCTCACCGAAGCCGGGTACATTCTCGTGAGAATAGCTCAATTGTTCCCTAACCTCAAGTCTAAGAACAGTGTTCATTATCCTCCAAAGAAGACTCTCAACGttattttcaatctctttgaGGGCTGTTTGGTGGAGATGGGTGAGTAg